One Brassica napus cultivar Da-Ae chromosome C4, Da-Ae, whole genome shotgun sequence genomic region harbors:
- the LOC111205478 gene encoding uncharacterized protein LOC111205478 translates to MEGDTSETPWGKVPRRERSMLKRKARVHDDGQGNVAEETTETTTTPEWVVKLMKKYEGYDANQIMEVKELKATDLDTNQGRLSLPKHVDRIFLSIGELGTLATAPKKGVSSLFIDTNGEEYDLELRDWANGLVLTKGWDNVIKKDVFEIGEKYPLWCFRSRNDKLCFTLVKPDEEVLPNNDAKLSDTEEEEVASKNEAESSSFNHPADGHSSLPGHGQVMNASKDCDVPSGAECSDLAVNEPESESFQDVLPNVDNKDAKLSDTEDQVANKNDTESSFFGHDHPPESPAGVSSLPGEDMDLSYLDGDGYLPTEAEVDSFHLFP, encoded by the exons ATGGAAGGAGACACATCAGAGACTCCATGGGGTAAAGTaccaagaagagagagaagcatGCTAAAAAGGAAGGCGAGAGTTCACGACGACGGCCAAGGCAACGTTGCGGAGGAGACGACGGAAACGACGACGACACCTGAATGGGTTGTGAAGCTGATGAAGAAATATGAAGGCTATGATGCAAATCAGATTATGGAGGTGAAAGAACTCAAAGCTACTGATCTAGACACCAATCAAGGTCGACTCTCACTCCCTAAACATGTCGATAGAATCTTCTTGAGCATTGGCGAACTAGGAACCCTAGCTACAGCTCCCAAGAAAGGCGTGAGCTCTCTCTTTATTGATACTAACGGAGAAGAGTATGATCTTGAGTTGAGAGACTGGGCAAATGGATTGGTGTTAACCAAGGGATGGGATAACGTGATTAAGAAGGACGTGTTTGAGATTGGTGAAAAATACCCTCTTTGGTGTTTCCGCTCAAGAAACGATAAGCTTTGTTTCACTCTGGTTAAACCTGACGAAGAAGTCCTTCCCAATAATGATGCG AAGCTAAGTgatacagaggaagaagaagttgcAAGCAAAAACGAGGCTGAATCTTCTTCATTCA ACCATCCAGCTGATGGTCACAGCTCTCTTCCTGGCCATGGCCAAGTTATGAATGCATCTAAGGACTGTGACGTTCCCAGCGGAGCAGAGTGCAGCGATCTTGCTGTCAACGAACCAGAGTCCGAAAGCTTTCAAGACGTCCTTCCCAACGTCGACAACAAAGATGCG AAGCTAAGTGATACAGAAGACCAAGTTGCAAACAAAAATGATACTGAATCTTCTTTCTTTG GCCATGACCATCCACCTGAGTCTCCCGCTGGTGTCAGCTCTCTTCCTGGCGAAGATATGGATTTATCTTATCTGGACGGTGATGGCTATCTTCCCACCGAAGCAGAAGTCGACAGCTTTCATCTCTTTCCGTGA
- the LOC106433108 gene encoding B3 domain-containing protein At2g31420-like, producing MSSKESIPMVKSDDHKFWKLDMLAKFSETILEEKERASGTEKSSSTPPPKWLMEVMMKEKNAHDPKLIIEKRLHASDLSKVQSRLSMPINQLLSSDFLTDEEKTILHEPAPDPVKSTRKEGSKKGVSVVLVDPLSKRHEVEIRRWKIGACWSYVVVGGWNNVIDRNKFEVDDVTVIWSFRYGGGKLCLALSPLVRESKHSGQSSSRRS from the coding sequence ATGTCTTCAAAAGAATCCATCCCAATGGTGAAATCTGATGATCATAAGTTTTGGAAGCTGGATATGTTAGCAAAATTTTCGGAAACGATTctagaagaaaaagagagagccAGTGGCACGGAGAAATCTTCTTCGACACCACCTCCCAAGTGGCTTATGGAGGTgatgatgaaagaaaaaaacgCACACGATCCAAAACTGATCATAGAGAAGAGACTGCACGCGAGCGATCTCAGCAAAGTCCAGTCACGTCTCTCAATGCCTATAAACCAACTGCTTAGTTCGGATTTTTTGACGGACGAGGAGAAAACAATCCTACACGAACCGGCGCCAGATCCGGTGAAAAGTACTCGTAAAGAAGGCAGCAAAAAAGGCGTGAGTGTGGTCCTGGTGGATCCTCTGTCAAAAAGGCATGAGGTTGAGATAAGGAGGTGGAAGATTGGTGCATGTTGGAGCTATGTAGTGGTTGGTGGTTGGAACAATGTGATTGACAGGAACAAGTTTGAGGTGGATGACGTCACTGTGATATGGTCGTTCCGATATGGAGGAGGTAAACTATGTTTGGCTCTCTCTCCTCTGGTAAGAGAATCTAAACACTCCGGTCAGAGCAGCTCTCGTCGTTCCTGA